One genomic region from Phoenix dactylifera cultivar Barhee BC4 unplaced genomic scaffold, palm_55x_up_171113_PBpolish2nd_filt_p 001656F, whole genome shotgun sequence encodes:
- the LOC103703827 gene encoding thioredoxin-like protein CDSP32, chloroplastic, producing MASIATFLSKIPSSLPSFSKSDPYLSSSTFLFLSTKKRSPPSPRQLPLFPRATAATSGTQKPPVGRDERVHQVHTIDEFDAALRSAKNKLVVVEYAASHSPNSRRIYPCIVELSRTCSDVNFLLVMGDESDETRELCRREGVDKVPHFTFYKGMEKVHEEEGIGPDQLVGDVLYYGDNHSGVVQLHCREDVEALIDENRGKEGKLVVLDVGLKHCGPCVKVYPTVIKLSRSMADAVVFARMNGDENDSCMEFLKDMDVVEVPTFLFISDGKICGRYVGSGKGELIGEILRYQGVRIT from the coding sequence ATGGCTTCCATAGCCACCTTCTTATCCAAAATCCCATCCTCCCTCCCCTCCTTCTCCAAATCAGACCCATACCTCTCTTCCTccaccttcctcttcctctccaccaaGAAAAGATCTCCACCATCCCCCCGGCAGCTCCCTCTCTTCCCTCGCGCCACCGCCGCGACAAGCGGCACCCAGAAACCCCCCGTCGGGAGAGACGAGCGAGTTCATCAAGTCCACACCATCGACGAGTTCGACGCCGCCCTCCGGTCGGCCAAGAACAAGCTGGTGGTCGTCGAGTACGCCGCCAGCCACAGCCCCAACAGCCGCCGCATCTACCCTTGCATCGTGGAGCTCAGCCGCACGTGCAGCGACGTCAACTTCCTCCTCGTCATGGGCGACGAGTCCGACGAGACCCGCGAGCTCTGCCGGCGCGAGGGCGTCGACAAGGTCCCCCATTTCACCTTCTACAAGGGCATGGAGAAGGTCCACGAGGAGGAGGGCATCGGCCCCGACCAGCTGGTCGGGGACGTGCTCTACTACGGCGACAACCACTCCGGGGTGGTGCAGCTCCACTGCCGGGAAGACGTCGAGGCGCTGATCGACGAAAACCGGGGGAAGGAGGGGAAGCTGGTGGTGCTCGACGTCGGGCTGAAGCACTGCGGGCCGTGCGTGAAGGTCTACCCGACGGTGATCAAGTtgtcgaggtcgatggcagacGCCGTCGTGTTCGCGAGGATGAACGGCGACGAGAACGACAGTTGCATGGAGTTTTTGAAAGACATGGACGTGGTGGAGGTCCCAACCTTCTTGTTTATAAGTGATGGAAAGATATGTGGGAGGTACGTTGGGTCAGGGAAGGGGGAGCTCATAGGGGAGATCCTTAGATACCAAGGGGTAAGGATTACTTGA